The stretch of DNA GGGTGCGCGCCGGCGGGCGCATCCATCCGCTGCCTGCGGGTGGCGTGATGGGGGTGCCGTCGGATCCGGAGGCGGTGCGCGAGGTGCTGTCCGAGGACGGAATGGCCGCGTTGCGCGGCGAGGCGCAGCTGCCTCCGCTGGACCTGCGCGGCGCGGACGTCTCGGTCGGCGCACTGCTGCGGGAACGCGTCGGCGGCGAGGTCGTGGACCGGCTGGTGGAGCCGCTACTCGGCGGGGTCTACGCGGGCAGCGCGGACGGGCTCGGGCTGCGCGCGACGGTCCCGGCGCTGGCCGCCGCGCTGGACGCGGGCGCCGAATCGATCACCGCGGCCGCCGCGGCCGCGCTGCCGCCGCCGACCTCCGGACCGAAACCACCGGTGTTCGGCGCCTTCCGGGCCGGATACGGCGAACTCGTGCAGCGCTTGGCGGAGTCCTCGCAGGCGCGCGTGCGGCTCGGACAACCGGTCCGGGCGCTGCGCCGCGGCGGTCCCGGATGGCTCCTGGAGATCGGCCCCGCGCCGGATCCCGAGGTGCTGGACGCGGACGCGGTGGTGCTCGCGGTGCCCGCCCCCGCCGCCCGGCGGTTGCTCGCCGAGGAGGTCCCGGCCGCGGCCGAACTGCTCTCCGAGGTCGAACTGGCGTCGATGGCGGTGCTCGGCCTGGCGTTGCCCGCGGACACCGAGCTGCCGGACGCGTCCGGCACGCTCATCGCGCGCGGCGAGACGCACGCCGACGGCACGCCGTTCACCGCGAAGGCGTTCACCTTCTCCAGCCGCAAGTGGCCGCACCTGGCAGGCAGCCGCGGTGAGCTGCTGGTGCGCGGTTCCGTCGGCCGATCCGGGCAGGACGAGCTGCTGCGGCTCACCGACGCCGAGATGGTCCGCCGGGTCGTCGCCGATCTGCGCGAGATCAGCGGGCTCGCGGTCGAACCCGTGGACTCCGCGGTCGTGCGCTGGGGCGGCGGTTTGCCGCAGTACGCGGTGGGCCACCTGGACACCGTCACCGAGCTGGAACGAGCGGTGGCCGGTGCGGGCGGTTTGGCGCTGGCCGGTGCTGTGCTGCATGGAGTGGGCGTGCCCGCGTGCGTGGCCACCGGTGAAGCGGCCGCGAGTGCCATAGCAGAACACCTCGTGGCCGCCTGACTGCCCAGAAGTGGGACCATGGCCGCATGGCGCGGCTGAACTACTCCGAACTCAACGAAACTCTCCGCTACACCATGTGGTCGGTTTTCCAGGTCGAGCCGGGCGCGTTGCCCGAGGACCGGGAGAAGGCCGCGGTGGCCACCCGCGAGTACCTCGACGGTCTCGCCGAATCCGGCGTCGTGGTGCGCGGCGTCTACGACCTCGCCGGGT from Saccharopolyspora sp. SCSIO 74807 encodes:
- the hemG gene encoding protoporphyrinogen oxidase — translated: MTGPRIAVVGGGVSGLAAAHRLRTALPDAEIVLLEQTDRLGGKLRTAKLAGREFDLGAEAFLARRPEVLRLAEELGIPGEVVHPGGASARVRAGGRIHPLPAGGVMGVPSDPEAVREVLSEDGMAALRGEAQLPPLDLRGADVSVGALLRERVGGEVVDRLVEPLLGGVYAGSADGLGLRATVPALAAALDAGAESITAAAAAALPPPTSGPKPPVFGAFRAGYGELVQRLAESSQARVRLGQPVRALRRGGPGWLLEIGPAPDPEVLDADAVVLAVPAPAARRLLAEEVPAAAELLSEVELASMAVLGLALPADTELPDASGTLIARGETHADGTPFTAKAFTFSSRKWPHLAGSRGELLVRGSVGRSGQDELLRLTDAEMVRRVVADLREISGLAVEPVDSAVVRWGGGLPQYAVGHLDTVTELERAVAGAGGLALAGAVLHGVGVPACVATGEAAASAIAEHLVAA